The following coding sequences lie in one Maribacter forsetii DSM 18668 genomic window:
- a CDS encoding amylosucrase, giving the protein MNQAELHRLLALKSQKKKGGIPLTSLYEQRLATNLSLIKTQFFSLYKEKEHKAFFYTLLDTLETLFKDRPTELQKQDIARLNSGNWYQSEQMVGMQLYVDRFNNDINGLKEKIPYFEDLGINFLHLMPITIRPAGENDGGYAVNSYHEIDPKYGTKKDFLAFSKKARDNNMFLMLDFVVNHTSDEFVWAKKAKEGNQHYQNYYYTYSDRHIPDEFEKSLPEIFPQSAPGNFTYNPEMEKWVMTCFNSYQWDLNYRNPEVFIEMLGNLMSLANLGVDVIRFDALAFLWKKLGTSSQNLPEAHTLISLFKMCLQVIAPGVILLAEAIVAPRNIIKYFGEDTMEGNECEVAYNASLMALLWNSIATKKASLLVKSVSEIPVKPNDATWINYIRCHDDIGLGYEDDIVRATGYDPSAHKEFILNYYCGKLEWSPAKGLMFMYNPKNGDGRITGSAASLLGLETALEQNNKNIIDYAITKILMMHGIILTYGGIPMIYAGDEIATLNDYSYEQNEDHVNDNRWVNRPMQNWSVASTLKSKKDSPPTIIYNGIKNMIRLRKEQTVFADTNNLKVHGCPNQHVFVFQRTHENENIWVLSNFNEVTETLNIGWLLSIGIHAGKNSIDLLTGKSFELIHNELPLKPYEQLWIKNISPS; this is encoded by the coding sequence ATGAACCAAGCTGAATTACACCGGTTGTTGGCCTTAAAAAGTCAAAAGAAAAAAGGTGGAATACCATTAACGTCTTTATATGAACAAAGATTAGCTACTAATCTTTCACTTATTAAGACGCAGTTTTTTTCATTATATAAAGAGAAAGAGCATAAGGCATTTTTCTACACCCTTTTAGATACATTAGAAACGCTTTTTAAAGACCGACCTACAGAACTACAAAAACAAGATATTGCACGTTTAAATTCTGGAAATTGGTACCAAAGTGAGCAAATGGTTGGTATGCAATTGTATGTTGACCGGTTCAACAATGACATTAATGGACTCAAAGAAAAGATACCTTACTTTGAAGATTTAGGTATTAATTTTCTTCACTTAATGCCTATAACCATAAGACCTGCTGGCGAAAATGATGGTGGCTATGCAGTGAACAGCTACCATGAAATTGACCCTAAATACGGTACAAAAAAAGACTTTTTAGCTTTCAGCAAAAAAGCACGTGACAATAATATGTTTTTAATGCTTGATTTTGTTGTTAACCATACCTCAGATGAGTTTGTATGGGCAAAAAAAGCCAAAGAAGGTAACCAACACTATCAAAATTACTATTACACTTATTCTGACCGCCATATCCCTGACGAGTTTGAAAAGTCCTTACCTGAAATATTTCCACAATCGGCACCGGGCAATTTTACCTACAATCCAGAAATGGAAAAATGGGTTATGACCTGTTTTAATAGTTATCAGTGGGATTTAAATTATAGGAATCCGGAGGTATTTATAGAAATGCTTGGCAACCTAATGTCTCTTGCCAATTTAGGGGTAGATGTAATCCGTTTTGATGCGCTTGCTTTTCTCTGGAAAAAATTAGGGACATCATCACAAAACCTACCAGAAGCACATACTTTAATTTCACTATTTAAAATGTGCCTACAGGTAATTGCACCAGGTGTTATTCTTTTGGCCGAAGCTATTGTTGCTCCTAGAAATATTATAAAATATTTTGGTGAAGACACCATGGAAGGTAACGAATGCGAAGTAGCTTATAATGCTTCTTTAATGGCTTTATTATGGAATTCAATTGCAACCAAAAAAGCTTCTTTACTAGTGAAAAGTGTGAGCGAGATCCCAGTAAAACCCAATGATGCTACTTGGATCAATTACATTCGCTGCCATGATGATATTGGTCTTGGATATGAAGATGATATTGTACGTGCTACGGGTTATGATCCAAGCGCTCACAAAGAATTTATTTTAAACTATTACTGCGGCAAGTTAGAATGGTCTCCTGCCAAGGGTTTGATGTTTATGTACAATCCCAAAAACGGTGATGGTAGAATTACGGGTAGTGCCGCTTCTCTACTAGGACTAGAAACCGCCCTAGAACAAAACAATAAAAATATTATCGACTATGCCATCACTAAAATATTAATGATGCACGGTATTATTTTAACCTACGGAGGTATACCTATGATATATGCCGGAGATGAGATCGCTACCTTAAATGACTATTCTTATGAGCAAAATGAAGATCATGTAAATGACAATCGTTGGGTAAATAGACCAATGCAGAATTGGAGTGTTGCCTCTACATTGAAAAGCAAAAAAGACAGTCCGCCTACCATAATATACAACGGGATTAAGAATATGATTCGCCTACGAAAAGAGCAGACCGTATTTGCTGACACAAATAATCTTAAGGTTCATGGTTGCCCTAACCAGCATGTATTTGTCTTTCAAAGAACCCATGAAAATGAAAATATTTGGGTGTTGTCCAATTTTAACGAGGTTACAGAAACTTTAAATATAGGCTGGCTGCTTTCTATTGGTATTCATGCCGGTAAAAATTCTATTGATTTACTTACCGGAAAATCATTTGAACTTATTCATAACGAATTGCCTCTAAAACCCTACGAACAACTTTGGATTAAGAATATTTCACCTTCCTAA
- a CDS encoding ATP-binding protein: MINKRLLVKNLLAHNDENSFYDKKRFISIGEKEGKGKFLKHVCALANSNPANNSFIVIGVEDEDNKIVGVDFFDDSKIQNLVNAYLDNPPLISYENIPFPHLPEGKVVGLVTIKSIGKICSLRKNIWKYYGGSVFFREGSISLPKVFDIELKNTNAEAVATIEQHAKNNIELTLDGVIDFINHRHKDLESDYKVFKEQFVVCWAGNKKVVNGETYFYRVDIELINEQVKLFYSNLDEVTITYDNDSFTTIEYVQLGLASKQKYYPLEKVVINFSENGTYQITSDLLFNPPIHDEDELKKIYKCNNALVAKAKKNTELTIAEVKQLKYLADSYLICFLNGFEEAKERMEKARQILKPKYPRINASLKEALRVLRKVKYS, from the coding sequence ATGATCAATAAACGCCTATTGGTAAAAAACTTGCTCGCTCATAATGACGAGAACAGTTTTTACGACAAAAAGCGATTTATTTCTATTGGCGAGAAAGAAGGTAAGGGTAAATTTTTAAAGCATGTTTGTGCCTTGGCAAATAGTAATCCTGCCAATAATTCTTTCATAGTAATTGGCGTTGAAGATGAGGATAATAAAATAGTAGGTGTAGACTTTTTTGATGATAGTAAGATTCAAAATTTGGTAAATGCCTATTTAGATAATCCCCCATTGATTTCATACGAGAATATACCATTTCCGCATTTACCAGAGGGTAAAGTTGTGGGTTTGGTGACCATAAAATCTATTGGAAAAATTTGCTCGCTGAGAAAGAACATCTGGAAATATTATGGAGGTTCCGTTTTTTTTAGGGAGGGTAGTATAAGTTTACCAAAAGTGTTTGATATTGAGTTAAAAAATACTAACGCTGAGGCGGTTGCCACTATCGAACAGCATGCAAAAAACAATATTGAGCTTACTTTAGATGGAGTCATAGATTTTATAAACCACCGCCATAAAGATTTAGAAAGTGACTATAAGGTTTTTAAAGAGCAATTTGTAGTGTGTTGGGCCGGCAATAAAAAAGTAGTGAACGGAGAAACATATTTCTATAGGGTAGATATTGAATTAATAAATGAGCAGGTAAAATTATTCTACTCTAATTTAGATGAGGTTACCATTACATATGACAATGATTCATTTACAACTATTGAATATGTACAGCTTGGTTTGGCTTCGAAACAAAAATATTATCCATTAGAAAAAGTAGTTATAAATTTCAGTGAAAACGGCACCTATCAAATTACGAGCGATTTACTTTTTAATCCTCCAATACATGACGAGGATGAGCTGAAAAAGATTTATAAGTGTAATAATGCTTTGGTAGCAAAAGCAAAGAAAAATACCGAATTAACAATTGCAGAAGTAAAGCAATTGAAATACCTGGCAGATTCATATTTAATATGCTTTCTTAACGGATTTGAAGAGGCAAAAGAACGCATGGAAAAAGCTAGGCAGATTTTAAAGCCTAAATACCCAAGAATAAATGCTTCGCTAAAAGAAGCGCTTCGTGTGCTTAGGAAGGTGAAATATTCTTAA
- a CDS encoding SDR family NAD(P)-dependent oxidoreductase, translating into MTKTAFITGATSGIGKSTAIHFAQNGIDLVLCGRRQDRLDALKEVLDKHVQVHTLNFDIRNKASVKEAVDSLPKEFTEIDILINNAGNAHGMDTIQEGNIDDWDAMLDINVKGLLYVSKAVIPQMVARKSGHIINIGSTAGKEVYPKGNVYCASKHAVDAINQGMRIDLNGTGVRVGAVNPGLVETEFSNVRFKGDEDRADKVYKGFQPLKPEDIADIIHFVVTRPYHVNIADLVVMPTAQASSTIVDKK; encoded by the coding sequence ATGACAAAAACAGCATTTATTACAGGAGCTACAAGCGGAATTGGAAAATCCACCGCGATTCATTTTGCCCAAAACGGTATAGATTTGGTATTGTGTGGTAGACGTCAAGATCGGCTAGATGCCCTTAAAGAAGTACTTGATAAACATGTACAAGTACATACCCTGAATTTTGATATTAGAAACAAGGCTTCGGTTAAAGAAGCTGTTGATTCGTTGCCAAAAGAATTTACAGAGATAGATATTCTAATAAACAATGCGGGTAATGCCCATGGAATGGATACCATTCAAGAGGGAAACATAGATGATTGGGATGCCATGTTAGATATTAATGTTAAAGGCTTGCTGTATGTATCTAAAGCGGTAATTCCACAAATGGTAGCGCGTAAATCCGGTCATATTATCAACATTGGCTCTACGGCAGGCAAAGAAGTTTACCCTAAAGGCAATGTGTATTGTGCAAGTAAACATGCGGTAGATGCTATTAATCAAGGAATGCGTATAGATTTAAACGGCACGGGAGTGCGTGTTGGGGCAGTAAATCCGGGATTGGTAGAGACAGAGTTCAGTAATGTTCGCTTTAAAGGAGATGAAGATAGGGCGGATAAGGTGTACAAGGGATTCCAGCCTTTAAAACCAGAAGATATAGCAGACATCATTCATTTTGTAGTCACAAGGCCATATCATGTAAATATTGCGGATTTGGTAGTAATGCCAACAGCACAAGCATCTTCAACTATTGTAGATAAAAAGTGA
- a CDS encoding aldo/keto reductase produces the protein MKYSRIIAGTMTWGKWGKQLATKDMISLMNHCIDHNITTFDHADIYGDYTNEEDFGKALKESAIKREDIQLISKCGIQFHVKERSNRVKHYDYSKDYIVSSVERSLKMLQTDHLDMLLLHRPSPLMNPSEIAEAIDKLKNDGKIRQFGVSNFSPSQIQLLEKEIQVEANQVEFSLSSNTVMNDGTLDDCITFDRLAMSWSPLGNYFKETSKANTRIKKVLADFTKKYNATEDQLLLAWILKHPSKIHPVVGTSTPKRLKMAMEAVSIEMDIQDWFILLEANEGHEVA, from the coding sequence TTGAAATATTCAAGAATAATAGCAGGTACTATGACCTGGGGTAAATGGGGCAAACAACTTGCTACCAAAGATATGATATCACTTATGAATCATTGCATAGATCATAACATTACTACTTTTGATCATGCGGATATTTATGGTGATTATACCAACGAAGAAGATTTTGGTAAAGCATTAAAAGAAAGTGCGATTAAAAGGGAAGATATTCAATTGATCAGTAAATGTGGAATTCAGTTTCACGTAAAAGAACGATCAAATAGGGTTAAGCATTATGACTATAGCAAAGATTATATAGTATCATCTGTAGAGCGTTCTTTAAAAATGCTACAGACAGATCATTTAGATATGCTATTATTACACAGGCCTAGTCCTTTGATGAACCCTTCAGAAATTGCGGAAGCTATAGATAAATTAAAGAATGATGGAAAGATCAGGCAATTTGGAGTGTCGAATTTCAGCCCATCTCAAATTCAGCTTTTAGAAAAGGAAATACAGGTAGAAGCAAATCAGGTAGAGTTTTCATTGTCTTCTAACACAGTAATGAATGATGGTACTTTAGATGATTGTATTACGTTTGATAGGCTAGCAATGAGCTGGAGTCCTCTTGGTAATTATTTTAAAGAAACTTCCAAAGCAAATACAAGGATTAAAAAGGTACTGGCGGATTTTACTAAAAAATATAATGCCACAGAAGATCAACTTTTACTGGCTTGGATTTTAAAACATCCATCTAAAATACACCCAGTGGTAGGTACGTCAACGCCAAAACGATTGAAAATGGCAATGGAAGCTGTTTCAATAGAAATGGATATACAAGATTGGTTTATCTTGCTAGAAGCCAATGAAGGCCATGAAGTTGCATAA
- a CDS encoding AAA family ATPase codes for MEENTSIDISAVNEKIAKESAFIDLLMLEMNKVIVGQKYMVERLLIGLLGQGHILLEGVPGLAKTLAINTLSKAVKGSFSRIQFTPDLLPADVVGTLIYNMKLNDFSIKKGPIFANFVLADEINRAPAKVQSALLEAMQEKQVTIGDETFILDKPFLVMATQNPVEQEGTYPLPEAQVDRFMLKTVIDYPKINEEQLIMRQNLKGSYETVNAVVSIEQILSAQKAVREVYMDEKIEKYILDLVFATRYPEKYNLESLKPLISFGASPRGSINLGTAAKCYAFIKRRGYVVPEDVRAVVLDVLRHRIGITYEAEAENITSVDIINKIVNEIEVP; via the coding sequence ATGGAAGAAAATACTTCAATTGACATTAGTGCTGTTAACGAGAAAATAGCAAAAGAAAGCGCTTTTATCGATTTACTGATGCTTGAAATGAATAAAGTAATCGTTGGCCAGAAATATATGGTAGAACGATTATTGATCGGACTCTTAGGACAAGGTCATATATTGCTGGAAGGTGTACCTGGCTTGGCAAAAACCTTAGCCATAAACACCCTTTCCAAAGCTGTAAAAGGTAGTTTCAGTAGAATTCAATTTACACCAGATTTACTTCCGGCAGATGTTGTAGGTACGTTGATCTACAACATGAAACTAAACGATTTTTCTATTAAGAAAGGTCCAATATTCGCAAACTTTGTTCTTGCAGATGAGATTAACCGTGCACCTGCCAAAGTACAATCTGCACTTTTAGAGGCAATGCAAGAAAAGCAAGTGACCATTGGTGACGAAACTTTTATTCTTGACAAACCTTTCTTGGTAATGGCAACACAAAACCCTGTTGAACAAGAAGGTACCTATCCGTTACCTGAAGCACAGGTGGATCGTTTTATGTTGAAGACCGTTATAGATTATCCAAAAATAAACGAAGAGCAGTTGATTATGCGCCAAAATTTAAAAGGTAGCTACGAAACTGTAAACGCCGTTGTATCCATAGAACAAATACTTAGCGCACAGAAAGCTGTTCGTGAAGTTTATATGGATGAAAAAATCGAGAAATATATTCTTGACCTTGTTTTTGCTACAAGATATCCTGAGAAATATAATTTAGAAAGCTTAAAACCATTGATCAGCTTTGGCGCATCTCCAAGGGGTAGTATCAACTTAGGTACTGCTGCCAAATGTTATGCTTTCATAAAAAGAAGAGGTTATGTTGTGCCAGAAGATGTACGTGCCGTTGTTCTTGATGTTTTAAGACATAGAATAGGTATTACATATGAGGCAGAAGCCGAGAATATTACTTCTGTTGATATCATCAACAAAATTGTTAACGAGATAGAAGTACCTTAA
- a CDS encoding DUF58 domain-containing protein: protein MDTKELLKKVRKIEIKTRRLSDHIFGGEYHSTFKGRGMTFSEVRQYQFGDDVRNIDWNVTARYNEPYIKVFEEERELTMMLMVDISGSELFGTTNQFKNEIVTEISATLAFSALQNNDKVGVILFSDQIELFIPPKKGKTHVLRIIRELLEFKPKSNKTDIAQAMKFLSSVMKKKAIVFVLSDFIDDGYEKTLKITGSKHDLTGIRVYDEREESIPNLGMVQVEDAETGKLQLVNTKSKKVRNAYAEYHKNRVTYFKESFTKSGCGVLDCRVDESYVKKLLGYFKRRG from the coding sequence ATGGATACTAAAGAGCTACTCAAAAAAGTACGGAAAATTGAAATAAAGACAAGACGTCTTTCCGACCATATATTTGGTGGGGAATACCACTCTACCTTTAAAGGTCGTGGTATGACTTTTAGTGAAGTACGACAGTATCAATTTGGCGATGATGTAAGAAATATAGACTGGAACGTTACCGCCCGTTATAACGAACCCTATATAAAGGTTTTTGAGGAGGAACGAGAATTGACCATGATGCTAATGGTAGATATTAGCGGCTCTGAATTATTCGGCACCACTAATCAATTTAAAAATGAAATCGTTACTGAAATATCGGCTACACTAGCTTTTAGTGCTTTACAAAACAATGATAAAGTAGGTGTTATTCTGTTCTCTGACCAAATAGAACTTTTTATTCCACCTAAAAAAGGAAAGACCCACGTTCTACGTATCATTAGAGAATTATTGGAATTTAAACCAAAAAGCAACAAAACAGATATTGCTCAAGCCATGAAATTTTTGAGTAGTGTCATGAAAAAGAAAGCTATTGTTTTTGTTCTATCTGATTTTATTGACGACGGATACGAAAAAACACTCAAGATTACGGGTAGCAAACATGATTTAACCGGAATTCGTGTTTATGACGAACGTGAAGAATCTATACCAAATTTAGGTATGGTACAGGTAGAGGATGCTGAAACAGGAAAATTACAATTGGTAAACACCAAGTCTAAAAAAGTACGTAACGCTTATGCTGAATATCATAAAAACCGTGTTACTTACTTTAAGGAGTCTTTCACAAAATCTGGATGCGGAGTTTTAGATTGTAGGGTAGATGAAAGCTATGTAAAGAAATTATTGGGCTATTTTAAAAGAAGAGGTTGA
- a CDS encoding vWA domain-containing protein, protein MLENISFANPDFFWLFLLLPLAIVWYIFKQKEQTASLRISSVKGFSYNSILPKFKPALFILRLLALAAIIVALARPQTEDISTRSKTTKGIDIVMAIDVSSSMLARDLKPNRLSALKDVAADFIKNRPNDRIGIVAYAGEGYTKTPITTDKAIVLNSLSEISYGQLDDGTAIGMGLATSVNRLKDSKAKSKIIILLTDGVNNSGFIEPQTASDLALEFGIKTYTIGLGTNGNALSPVSYNADGSFRFGMRQVEIDEELLKSIASTTGGRYFRATDNESLEEIYDEINKLEKTEVEEFKYYRYEEKFRIWILLAGGLLLLEWILRNTLFRSFV, encoded by the coding sequence ATGTTAGAGAATATATCATTTGCAAATCCTGATTTCTTTTGGCTGTTCTTATTACTGCCATTGGCAATTGTGTGGTATATCTTTAAACAAAAAGAGCAAACCGCATCATTACGTATATCAAGTGTAAAAGGGTTTAGCTACAATAGCATTTTACCTAAATTTAAACCTGCGTTATTCATTCTACGCTTATTGGCATTGGCTGCAATTATCGTAGCTCTGGCAAGACCACAGACAGAAGATATTTCTACCCGCTCTAAAACTACAAAAGGTATAGATATTGTCATGGCCATAGATGTTTCTTCTAGTATGCTGGCAAGAGATTTAAAACCAAACCGACTTTCTGCACTTAAAGACGTGGCGGCAGATTTTATTAAAAATAGACCTAATGATCGTATAGGTATTGTTGCTTATGCAGGTGAAGGTTACACCAAAACACCTATAACTACAGATAAAGCTATTGTACTTAACTCGCTTTCAGAAATCTCATACGGACAATTAGATGACGGTACTGCCATTGGTATGGGACTAGCAACTTCTGTAAACCGTTTAAAAGACAGTAAGGCAAAAAGTAAAATCATCATATTATTGACCGATGGGGTAAATAATTCTGGTTTTATAGAACCCCAAACGGCATCTGACCTGGCACTAGAATTCGGTATTAAAACCTACACTATTGGTCTTGGTACAAACGGTAATGCCCTTTCACCTGTTTCATATAATGCGGATGGTTCTTTTAGATTTGGAATGAGACAGGTAGAAATAGACGAAGAACTACTTAAAAGTATAGCGTCTACTACTGGAGGTAGATATTTTAGAGCTACCGATAACGAGTCTTTAGAGGAAATCTACGATGAGATCAACAAACTAGAAAAAACCGAGGTAGAAGAATTTAAATACTACCGCTATGAAGAAAAATTTAGAATTTGGATATTGTTAGCAGGAGGATTGCTTTTGTTAGAATGGATTTTAAGAAACACGCTTTTTAGAAGCTTTGTATAA
- a CDS encoding VWA domain-containing protein: MIQYDEKIYFYLLFIIPVIIVLFLLLLVWKKRTQKKFADADLLKRLTPNRSYNKGGLKLVVFILALALLIIGLVNPKIGTKLETVKREGVDIVFAVDVSKSMLAEDIAPNRIEKAKRLVSEIINQLASDRIGIIAYAGQAYPQLPITTDYGAAKMFLQGMNTDMLTSQGTAIDQAIELATTYYDDVEQTNRVLFIISDGEDHSEGSTLDAVEDAVDEGIIIYTIGVGKEKGAPIPIKRNGILESLKKDSQGETVITRLNESVLADIASEGNGEYIDGSNTDTAVEYIKEELLKMDKKEFEAKQFAEYKDQFQWFIGGALLLLFLDIFILDRKTSWLKKLNLFNEKRNE, encoded by the coding sequence ATGATACAGTACGACGAAAAAATATATTTTTATTTACTCTTTATCATACCGGTGATAATAGTGCTGTTCCTTTTGTTATTGGTATGGAAAAAAAGAACGCAAAAGAAATTTGCAGATGCTGACCTTTTAAAAAGGTTAACGCCTAACCGTTCTTATAACAAAGGGGGTTTAAAACTGGTCGTTTTCATCCTTGCATTGGCATTACTGATCATAGGTTTGGTCAACCCAAAAATTGGAACAAAATTAGAAACGGTAAAGAGAGAAGGTGTAGATATCGTATTTGCGGTAGATGTTAGTAAAAGTATGCTAGCGGAAGATATTGCGCCTAACAGAATTGAGAAAGCCAAAAGATTGGTTTCTGAAATTATAAATCAATTGGCAAGTGACCGTATAGGAATTATAGCCTACGCCGGTCAAGCATACCCACAACTACCCATTACAACTGATTACGGCGCAGCAAAAATGTTCTTGCAAGGTATGAATACAGACATGCTTACGTCTCAAGGTACCGCTATTGATCAAGCTATTGAATTGGCTACTACATATTATGACGATGTAGAACAGACAAACCGTGTATTGTTCATTATTTCTGATGGGGAAGACCATTCTGAAGGGTCTACATTAGATGCCGTAGAAGATGCCGTTGATGAAGGCATTATCATTTATACTATTGGTGTAGGTAAGGAAAAAGGAGCGCCAATACCTATAAAAAGAAACGGAATTTTAGAAAGCCTTAAAAAAGATAGCCAAGGTGAAACCGTAATCACAAGATTAAACGAAAGTGTTTTAGCGGATATTGCAAGTGAAGGTAATGGTGAATATATAGATGGTTCTAACACAGATACCGCAGTAGAATATATAAAAGAAGAATTGTTGAAAATGGACAAGAAGGAATTTGAAGCCAAACAATTCGCAGAATATAAAGATCAGTTTCAGTGGTTTATTGGCGGGGCATTGTTGCTTCTCTTTTTAGATATTTTTATCTTGGACCGCAAGACAAGCTGGTTAAAGAAACTCAATTTGTTCAATGAGAAAAGAAATGAATAA
- a CDS encoding tetratricopeptide repeat protein, protein MNKISTVLLLFFVCLSSFAQEVDEKEKEKALRSSTNYTWDANKALSEDNFIAAEVDYRKAISKSPDNSAAPYNLGNAYYQNETYNEAFGRFKEAGEASTSKADKHKAYHNMGNVFMKRKDYAKAVEAYKEALRNDPTDEETRYNLALAKELLKKDQDENKQDQDDKDKDKDDKDENKDQDQKDEGENEDKKDQGEDGDKGDEGDKDEEKKDDGKDGEGDNESDQKKKPEQGEGDNEQNQQQPKPNQLSKQQVENLLRAMQNAEKKVQDKIDAKKVKGAKIKTEKDW, encoded by the coding sequence ATGAATAAAATAAGCACAGTACTATTATTGTTTTTTGTTTGCTTGTCATCTTTTGCTCAAGAGGTTGATGAGAAAGAAAAAGAGAAAGCCCTAAGGTCATCTACAAACTATACATGGGATGCCAATAAGGCATTATCAGAAGATAATTTTATTGCGGCAGAGGTGGATTATAGAAAAGCAATTTCCAAAAGTCCCGATAATAGTGCAGCTCCTTATAATTTAGGGAATGCGTATTACCAAAATGAAACGTATAATGAAGCCTTTGGCAGGTTCAAGGAAGCTGGGGAAGCTTCTACCTCTAAAGCTGACAAGCATAAGGCTTACCATAATATGGGTAATGTTTTTATGAAGCGTAAAGATTATGCAAAAGCGGTTGAAGCCTACAAAGAGGCCTTACGCAATGATCCTACCGACGAAGAAACCCGTTACAATTTAGCTTTGGCCAAAGAGCTTTTGAAAAAAGACCAAGACGAGAACAAGCAAGACCAAGACGATAAGGATAAAGACAAAGACGACAAGGACGAAAACAAAGACCAAGATCAAAAGGACGAAGGGGAAAACGAAGATAAAAAAGATCAAGGCGAAGATGGTGACAAGGGAGACGAAGGTGATAAAGATGAAGAGAAAAAAGACGATGGTAAAGATGGTGAAGGTGATAATGAATCTGACCAAAAGAAAAAACCTGAACAAGGAGAAGGAGATAACGAGCAAAATCAACAACAACCTAAACCTAATCAACTCTCTAAGCAGCAGGTAGAGAATTTATTGAGAGCCATGCAAAATGCAGAGAAAAAGGTTCAAGATAAAATTGATGCCAAAAAGGTAAAAGGTGCTAAAATTAAAACCGAAAAAGATTGGTAG